In the Apteryx mantelli isolate bAptMan1 chromosome 1, bAptMan1.hap1, whole genome shotgun sequence genome, one interval contains:
- the TNFSF13B gene encoding tumor necrosis factor ligand superfamily member 13B translates to MKSVDCVHVIQQKDTASSPSAPPGAGLGTRGLFSITFLWLAMLLSSCLAAVSLYHVITLKTEVEALRSELIYRVQASSRLDQPLVSPNENRAGAPASSFLQVPAAAARQGNRVPGPDTAERFQQEIWNGSRNRGRRSIIHTEETVLQACLQLIADSKSDVQQKDDSSIVPWLLSFKRGTALEEQGNKIVIKETGYFFIYGQVLYTDTTFAMGHLIQRKKAHVFGDDLSLVTLFRCIQNMPQSYPNNSCYTAGIAKLEEGDELQLTIPRRRAKISLDGDGTFFGAVRLL, encoded by the exons ATGAAATCCGTGGACTGTGTGCACGTCATCCAGCAGAAGGATACcgcctcctctccctctgccccccctggtgCTGGTCTGGGCACCAGGGGACTTTTTTCTATCACATTCCTGTGGCTTGCAATGCTCCTGTCCTCTTGTCTTGCAGCAGTGTCTCTTTACCATGTTATCACTCTGAAAACAGAAGTAGAAGCTCTCCGTAGCGAGCTGATCTACAGGGTCCAGGCAAGCTCCCGGCTAGACCAGCCACTGGTGTCCCCTAATGAAAATCGAGCAGGTGCCCCTGCTTCTTCCTTCCTGCAAGTGCCAGCAGCTGCTGCGAGGCAG GGAAACAGGGTACCTGGTCCTGACACAGCTGAGCGTTTCCAGCAGGAAATCTGGAATGGGAGCAGAAACAGGGGGAGGAGGTCTATAATCCACACCGAAGAAACAG TGCTGCAGGCCTGCTTGCAACTGATTGCTGACAGCAAAAGTGATGTCCAACAGAAAG ATGATTCAAGCATTGTCCCTTGGCTCCTTAGCTTTAAACGTGGAACAGCTCTGGAAGAACAAGGAAATAAAATAGTGATCAAAGAAACAGGATACTTTTTCATATATGGCCAG gTTTTATATACAGATACAACATTTGCTATGGGACATCTAATACAGAGGAAGAAGGCCCACGTGTTTGGTGATGATCTCAGTTTGGTGACGTTATTTCGTTGCATCCAAAATATGCCACAGTCTTATCCGAATAATTCTTGCTATACTGCTG GCATTGCAAAATTAGAAGAAGGGGATGAGCTTCAACTTACAATACCACGCAGAAGGGCCAAAATATCCTTGGATGGAGATGGTACTTTTTTTGGTGCAGTTAGACTCCTCTGA